A region from the Arachis ipaensis cultivar K30076 chromosome B01, Araip1.1, whole genome shotgun sequence genome encodes:
- the LOC107646645 gene encoding transcription initiation factor TFIID subunit 15b isoform X2 — protein MSGAYGQEGGGGSAPPSYGATGGYGASGGYGGGGNFGGGGYGGGGSGGGGYGGGGDGGGGYGGKGSGGGGGYGSGDGDGGGYGGRGGGGGYQGGGDRGGRGGGRGGRGGGGSGGGGGGGGGYNRGGGGGGYSNNRGGRSGNYDGGRGNDYTGGRGSNNDGRGGGGSRGGSYGGNQGREDGGYGQVPPPAAQTYGGSAGGNYPPSYNSYDGNSNYGTDAGPPPTSYTGGPTSYPPSYGGNTGGYGGDNVADSRGGGRSGPPGGYDSGYNAGAGGGGRGGYGGAPAEPAAPVKQCDENCDDTCDNSRIYISNLPPDVTTEELRELFGGIGQVGRIKQKRGYKDQWPWNIKIYTDENGNNKGDACLAYEDPSAAHSAGGFYNNYDLRGYKISVAMAEKSAPRPAYNHGGNRGGYGGDRRRDNYRDNSGPDRREHYGGNRSRPY, from the exons ATGTCTGGAGCGTACGGTCAAGAAGGCGGCGGCGGCTCTGCGCCACCGTCATATGGAGCTACAGGAGGCTACGGTGCCTCCGGTGGTTATGGAGGCGGTGGTAATTTCGGAGGTGGAGGCTATGGAGGAGGCGGCTCCGGTGGAGGGGGTTATGGTGGAGGTGGTGATGGCGGAGGGGGATACGGAGGGAAAGGCAGCGGTGGAGGGGGTGGATATGGCAGTGGTGATGGCGATG GTGGAGGCTATGGTGGTCGAG GAGGTGGTGGTGGATATCAAGGTGGTGGAGATCGCGGTGGACGAGGTGGTGGTCGTGGCGGCCGCGGTGGCGGTGGTAGTGGCGGCGGCGGTGGTGGTGGGGGTGGGTATAACAGAGGAGGAGGCGGTGGGGGGTATAGTAATAACAGAGGGGGTAGATCTGGTAACTATGATGGAGGCAGGGGTAATGACTATACTGGTGGTAGGGGTAGTAATAATGATGGTAGAGGTGGAGGTGGAAGTAGAGGTGGTTCTTATGGTGGTAATCAGGGGAGAGAGGACGGTGGCTATGGTCAAGTTCCCCCTCCTGCAGCCCAAACTTATGGTGGTTCTGCTGGTGGTAACTACCCACCCTCCTATAATTCTTATGATGGAAATTCAAATTATGGAACAGATGCTGGTCCCCCACCTACAAGCTATACTGGTGGACCTACTTCATATCCTCCATCTTATGGAGGTAACACGGGTGGTTATGGTGGCGATAATGTAGCCGATTCACGTGGGGGTGGTAGAAGTGGGCCCCCAGGAGGATATGACAGTGGTTATAATGCTGGCGCTGGCGGTGGTGGTCGAGGTGGGTATGGTGGTGCTCCTGCTGAGCCTGCAGCTCCGGTGAAgcagtgtgatgagaattgtgaTGATACCTGTGACAACTCTAGAATCTACATTTCCAACCTACCACCAGATGTGACTACTGAAGAATTGAGAGAACTTTTTGGAGGCATTGGTCAA GTTGGTAGAATAAAGCAGAAGAGGGGTTATAAGGATCAGTGGCCCTGGAATATAAAAATATACACTGATGAGAATGGGAATAACAAGGGTGATGCCTGCCTTGCTTATGAAGATCCCTCTGCAGCACACTCAGCCGGCGGTTTCTACAATA ATTACGATTTGAGGGGTTATAAAATCAGTGTTGCAATGGCAGAAAAATCTGCACCACGGCCTGCATATAATCATGG GGGCAATAGAGGTGGCTATGGTGGAGATAGGCGCAGAGACAATTATAGAGATAATTCTGGGCCTGATAGACGTGAGCATTATGGTGGGAACCGGTCACGACCCTACTGA
- the LOC107646645 gene encoding transcription initiation factor TFIID subunit 15b isoform X1, whose amino-acid sequence MSGAYGQEGGGGSAPPSYGATGGYGASGGYGGGGNFGGGGYGGGGSGGGGYGGGGDGGGGYGGKGSGGGGGYGSGDGDGGRSGGYGGNDGGGYGGRGGGGGGYGGRGGGGGYGGRGGGGGYQGGGDRGGRGGGRGGRGGGGSGGGGGGGGGYNRGGGGGGYSNNRGGRSGNYDGGRGNDYTGGRGSNNDGRGGGGSRGGSYGGNQGREDGGYGQVPPPAAQTYGGSAGGNYPPSYNSYDGNSNYGTDAGPPPTSYTGGPTSYPPSYGGNTGGYGGDNVADSRGGGRSGPPGGYDSGYNAGAGGGGRGGYGGAPAEPAAPVKQCDENCDDTCDNSRIYISNLPPDVTTEELRELFGGIGQVGRIKQKRGYKDQWPWNIKIYTDENGNNKGDACLAYEDPSAAHSAGGFYNNYDLRGYKISVAMAEKSAPRPAYNHGGNRGGYGGDRRRDNYRDNSGPDRREHYGGNRSRPY is encoded by the exons ATGTCTGGAGCGTACGGTCAAGAAGGCGGCGGCGGCTCTGCGCCACCGTCATATGGAGCTACAGGAGGCTACGGTGCCTCCGGTGGTTATGGAGGCGGTGGTAATTTCGGAGGTGGAGGCTATGGAGGAGGCGGCTCCGGTGGAGGGGGTTATGGTGGAGGTGGTGATGGCGGAGGGGGATACGGAGGGAAAGGCAGCGGTGGAGGGGGTGGATATGGCAGTGGTGATGGCGATGGTGGAAGGAGCGGAGGATATGGTGGAAACGATGGCGGAGGTTATGGTGGAAGGGGAGGCGGCGGTGGTGGTTATGGTGGTCGGGGAGGAGGTGGAGGCTATGGTGGTCGAG GAGGTGGTGGTGGATATCAAGGTGGTGGAGATCGCGGTGGACGAGGTGGTGGTCGTGGCGGCCGCGGTGGCGGTGGTAGTGGCGGCGGCGGTGGTGGTGGGGGTGGGTATAACAGAGGAGGAGGCGGTGGGGGGTATAGTAATAACAGAGGGGGTAGATCTGGTAACTATGATGGAGGCAGGGGTAATGACTATACTGGTGGTAGGGGTAGTAATAATGATGGTAGAGGTGGAGGTGGAAGTAGAGGTGGTTCTTATGGTGGTAATCAGGGGAGAGAGGACGGTGGCTATGGTCAAGTTCCCCCTCCTGCAGCCCAAACTTATGGTGGTTCTGCTGGTGGTAACTACCCACCCTCCTATAATTCTTATGATGGAAATTCAAATTATGGAACAGATGCTGGTCCCCCACCTACAAGCTATACTGGTGGACCTACTTCATATCCTCCATCTTATGGAGGTAACACGGGTGGTTATGGTGGCGATAATGTAGCCGATTCACGTGGGGGTGGTAGAAGTGGGCCCCCAGGAGGATATGACAGTGGTTATAATGCTGGCGCTGGCGGTGGTGGTCGAGGTGGGTATGGTGGTGCTCCTGCTGAGCCTGCAGCTCCGGTGAAgcagtgtgatgagaattgtgaTGATACCTGTGACAACTCTAGAATCTACATTTCCAACCTACCACCAGATGTGACTACTGAAGAATTGAGAGAACTTTTTGGAGGCATTGGTCAA GTTGGTAGAATAAAGCAGAAGAGGGGTTATAAGGATCAGTGGCCCTGGAATATAAAAATATACACTGATGAGAATGGGAATAACAAGGGTGATGCCTGCCTTGCTTATGAAGATCCCTCTGCAGCACACTCAGCCGGCGGTTTCTACAATA ATTACGATTTGAGGGGTTATAAAATCAGTGTTGCAATGGCAGAAAAATCTGCACCACGGCCTGCATATAATCATGG GGGCAATAGAGGTGGCTATGGTGGAGATAGGCGCAGAGACAATTATAGAGATAATTCTGGGCCTGATAGACGTGAGCATTATGGTGGGAACCGGTCACGACCCTACTGA
- the LOC107646798 gene encoding glucan endo-1,3-beta-glucosidase 9 — protein sequence MGSSICHFITTLAFILFTISTISCVSEAIGVNWGTMASHPLPPHIVVKLLKSNNINKVKLFDANPHVLQALSRSNLAITLGVPNSMLKTFNSSKKASDTWVHDNVTRYVSNGGNAAKIEYVAVGDEPFLKSYGEQFQPFVVGAALNIQAALKRANLDSKVKVVVPCSLDNFESESNMSSSEVHFRPDLNKTMIELLTFLDKNGSPFFVTISPFLTLLQAKNTSLDFSLFKETAKPHNFNHKAYKNSFDLSYDTVVTALSTAGFPSMDIVVAKIGWPTDGAANASSNLAESFMKGLMNHLHSNLGTPLRPRHPPLETYILSLLDEDQRSIAAGNFERHWGLFTFDGQAKYHVDLGQGSKGLVDAQNVEYLSSKWCVVNNNKDLSNATVSALDACSNADCTALSPGGSCFNISWPNNISYAFNSYYQEHDQRAESCDFGGLGLITSVDPSMDNCRFPIEIWTSHAELFGLYNFQWMILVIAIQLVIV from the exons ATGGGGAGTAGCATTTGCCACTTCATCACCACTCTCGCATTCATCCTCTTCACCATTTCCACCATATCATGTGTTTCTGAAGCTATTGGTGTCAACTGGGGCACCATGGCTTCACACCCCTTGCCACCTCACATCGTCGTCAAGCTCTTGAagtccaacaacatcaacaaggtTAAGCTCTTTGATGCAAACCCTCATGTTCTTCAAGCTCTTTCTCGCTCCAACCTTGCTATCACTCTTGGTGTTCCCAACTCCATGCTCAAAACATTCAACTCTTCTAAGAAAGCTTCTGACACTTGGGTCCATGATAATGTCACCCGCTACGTTTCCAATGGGGGAAATGCAGCTAAAATTGA ATATGTTGCTGTTGGTGATGAGCCGTTTCTCAAAAGTTATGGTGAGCAATTTCAGCCTTTCGTCGTTGGAGCGGCTTTGAACATTCAAGCGGCTTTAAAGAGAGCGAATTTGGACAGCAAAGTGAAAGTAGTGGTTCCGTGCAGCCTTGACAATTTTGAGTCAGAATCTAACATGTCCTCATCTGAGGTTCATTTTCGACCCGACCTCAACAAAACCATGATTGAGCTCCTCACATTTCTTGACAAGAATGGATCACCTTTCTTTGTGACCATTTCTCCATTCTTGACTCTCCTACAAGCGAAAAACACATCACTGGACTTTTCCCTCTTTAAAGAAACCGCAAAACCTCATAATTTTAACCATAAAGCTTACAAAAACAGCTTCGATTTGAGCTATGATACTGTCGTGACAGCATTATCAACGGCAGGATTTCCTAGTATGGACATTGTTGTGGCAAAGATTGGTTGGCCGACAGACGGAGCTGCCAACGCAAGCTCGAATCTAGCTGAATCCTTTATGAAAGGCCTTATGAACCACCTTCACAGCAACTTGGGGACTCCACTTAGACCACGGCATCCTCCACTAGAAACTTACATCTTAAGCCTTCTCGACGAGGACCAAAGGAGCATAGCTGCCGGAAACTTTGAACGGCATTGGGGTTTGTTCACTTTCGATGGCCAAGCAAAGTACCATGTGGATCTTGGCCAGGGTTCAAAGGGCCTTGTGGATGCACAAAATGTTGAGTACCTTTCTTCAAAGTGGTGTGTTGTGAACAACAACAAGGACTTGTCTAATGCAACTGTCAGCGCTTTAGATGCTTGTTCGAATGCTGATTGTACTGCACTGTCCCCCGGCGGATCTTGCTTTAATATCAGCTGGCCTAATAACATATCTTATGCTTTTAATAGTTACTATCAGGAGCATGATCAGAGAGCCGAAAGCTGTGACTTTGGCGGACTTGGTTTAATCACGTCGGTCGATCCGTCTATGGATAATTGCAGGTTTCCAATTGAGATTTGGACATCTCATGCTGAACTTTTCGGTTTGTATAATTTTCAGTGGATGATTTTAGTGATAGCAATCCAGTTGGTGATAGTTTGA